In Plasmodium vinckei vinckei genome assembly, chromosome: PVVCY_13, a single genomic region encodes these proteins:
- a CDS encoding thioredoxin 1, putative: MVQIVNSLAEFESAISQNEIVIADFFADWCGPCKRIAPFYEESSKKYTKITFIKVNVDEASEVTEKENITSMPTFKVYKNGVAVDTLMGANEAALKHLIEKYAS; the protein is encoded by the exons ATGGTTCAAATCGTTAATAGCTTAGCAG AATTCGAATCTGCAATTTCTCAAAACGAAATAGTTATTGCCGACTTCTTTGCCGATTGGTGTGGACCTTGCAAAAGAATAGCTCCATTTTATGAAGAGtcatcaaaaaaatacacgAAGATCACTTTTATAAAAGTAAATGTGGATGAAGCTTCTGAAGTTacagaaaaagaaaacataACTTCGATGCCAACCTTTAAAGTTTACAAAAATGGTGTTGCTGTAGATACATTGATGGGGGCTAATGAGGCCGCTTTGAAACACCTCATTGAGAAATATGCATCATAA
- a CDS encoding large ribosomal subunit nuclear export factor, putative codes for MNKKYNDFENRKRNKQNGKKDFNRANLKNRDKNFKQKNAKLKNVYVGKNKNWKGKINSNAIYSPDKNNSRQSSNDRRNNDRGNYNEYNKKEIVDIDEMLKDYSDNKITLKKTDETFILHLCKLYNISEFWVLLKKGMEDVVSKYVIKKKKKNLQYDNINFYIKKLQKRKKKVYKNYIENDDMINHTKEDNEENDDDEKTKDDLPNGDDFNDTNMTSFSQKMFFYDIEDTLFDIDNDQISVNKKAWKKKIKNLLKKKTQSSEIPKDDSEDGNDSNDNSEKTKKNKEYSISYSNIPIYLRQIYDIENEFSDNAQEDIEQVNIKKIAKQKVNMSNIYKLLYDIGLTMMYHNFNVYIEKHAEDEEQLHLEIIHNKNNIFSDRINNMVVLIKKKPLIYIMYAKVLIDSYKKKENVFLKKSILECLKHIFLFVLHKENLLTFEENDQNVLNYILNIFFNRFNFKDYNVSSFYFFFNSLIYIYAFEHFTKKLFIQYNFILKNAVYSMIPSLFFVSSNNINEFCLKKKENRYTNLNVLLEAYMTQTKGNPIFLKFIKHFIHIDEFRDYIVFYFFEKILSNIAYCVNIIVNALREKQNMEKAAESFKNEVIYINRCLYVIYKVKCQTMNDITEHIIYFSTYMFDLFSLNIYELHEKRNILLTSWSIEKTKYMKNIQEIDKNNSENNNVKLNGGENGHVHTNNIDTTNGTHKNDDHNNDINKESQMTIKTNGDISNNNLNMNEQTEKEYKDDNDEKKNTVKEDEKKKNKKNAEINIFHKYCLYGYLSKKIVKLLSSILVKNIYFIICSKSAPTTNEENDIEENKSQDKKYLNSLNFISILKVIKSVDSYKIKINFLIVMFLLLYCSQQLDDNVYCFFYSILKDINYYECYHTYNFYSLMTVLILTDPNLIRNLSFIKRIFQFSIHSKETWTYIYSLNMIKYLVFKKNMLMKFLFNNENKLCDDNINYVKNMHMLKFKKYHKDNEVYKVDDKIFIYNKSVNNPLDSNSVLTHLYEFYNFTSMLNNNFDNLLLEFRNINIFNSMSTFSSKPNKNDKSNNSSAQITHNNGNADKENSTSIGDEAYNYNNQTSEQQSEEKRGDGNMDGNSNNVVVSTTVTNEDGKEDSNVDDIIINIKNKHNKKYNMAEDYEIDHTNNNNAENSVQKSLNKTKYELQKGNRLNYETHKTSYSTHIVINIMERLAFNYKTAMDQLSMHSIFSNFLHDCCINESIQNNDGTVNHGKLKLYNNAYQKYYYDILHLYNNSSFKKFKDKYKAKSKTQKDNEHRDEDSTSSIDEEQEEDRFLDEYIAKNFDLDNNLNEYGDNEDDDDLFLNINNKKKSKKAFKDESATNKKRNLTSVSSNKKKSQKKRHKSEQLSDDNILEFSDFVKSKKK; via the coding sequence atgaataaaaaatacaatgaTTTCgaaaatagaaaaagaaataagcaaaatggaaaaaaggATTTCAATAGAGCCAATTTAAAGAACAGGGATAAAAACTTCAAgcaaaaaaatgcaaaattaaaaaacgTATACGTAggtaaaaacaaaaattggAAAGGGAAAATAAACAGTAATGCAATATATAGCcctgataaaaataacagcAGGCAAAGTAGTAACGATAGGCGTAATAATGATAGAGGAAActataatgaatataataaaaaagaaattgtTGATATTGATGAGATGTTAAAGGATTATTCTGACAACAAAAtaactttaaaaaaaacagatgagacttttattttacatttatgtaagttatataatataagtGAATTTTGGgttttgttaaaaaaaggGATGGAAGATGTAGtttcaaaatatgttataaaaaaaaagaaaaaaaatttacaatatgataatataaatttttacattaaaaaattgcaaaaaagaaaaaaaaaagtatataagAATTACattgaaaatgatgatatgATAAATCATACAAAAGAAGATAAcgaagaaaatgatgacgatgaaaaaacaaaagatgATTTACCAAATGGAGATGATTTTAACGATACAAATATGACATCATTTAGccaaaaaatgtttttttatgatatagAAGATACATTATTCGATATTGATAATGATCAAATTagtgtaaataaaaaggcgtggaaaaaaaaaataaaaaacttattaaaaaaaaaaacccAATCATCAGAAATCCCTAAAGATGATAGTGAAGATGGTAATGATTCTAATGATAACTcagaaaaaacaaaaaaaaacaaagaatACTCTATCAGTTACAGCAATATACCTATATATTTGAGACAAATTTATGATATAGAAAACGAATTTAGTGATAATGCCCAAGAAGACATAGAACAAGTTaacatcaaaaaaatagcaaaGCAAAAGGTAAACATgagtaatatatataaattgttGTACGATATAGGGCTTACAATGATGTACCACAATTTTAAcgtatatatagaaaaacaTGCAGAAGATGAAGAACAACTACATTTAGAAATaattcataataaaaataatatatttagtgatagaattaataatatggttgtattaataaaaaaaaaaccattaatatacataatgtATGCAAAAGTATTAATTGATtcgtataaaaaaaaagagaatgtatttttaaaaaaatcaatattAGAATGCTTgaagcatatatttttatttgttttacataaagaaaatttattaacatttgaagaaaatgatcaaaatgtattaaattatatattaaatatattttttaacagatttaattttaagGATTATAATGTATCTtccttttatttcttttttaattctttaatatatatatatgcatttgaacattttacaaaaaagttatttatacaatataattttattttaaaaaatgctgTATATAGTATGATACCGAGTTTGTTTTTTGTAtcatcaaataatataaatgaattttgcttaaaaaaaaaagaaaatagatacacaaatttaaatgtaTTATTAGAAGCCTACATGACCCAAACAAAAGGAAatccaatttttttaaaatttataaaacattttatacACATTGACGAATTTAGAGATTATAttgtcttttatttttttgaaaaaatattatcaaatataGCATATTGtgttaatattattgttaatGCTTTAagagaaaaacaaaatatggaaaaggCTGCAGAgagttttaaaaatgaagttatatatattaacagatgcttatatgttatatataaagtcAAATGCCAAACTATGAATGATATAACTGAacatatcatatatttttcaacatACATGTTTGACTTATTTTCACTAAACATATATGAGTTAcatgaaaaaagaaacataCTTTTGACGTCATGGAGTATTGAAAAAACGAAATATATGAAGAATATTCAAGAAAtagacaaaaataatagtgaaAATAACAATGTAAAGCTAAATGGTGGTGAAAATGGTCACGTACACACCAATAATATAGATACCACAAATGGTACtcataaaaatgatgatcATAATAATGACATAAACAAAGAATCTCAAATGactataaaaacaaatggtgatatttctaataataatttaaatatgaatgAACAAACcgaaaaagaatataaagatgataatgatgaaaaaaaaaatacagtAAAAGAggatgaaaaaaagaaaaataaaaaaaatgctgaaataaatattttccataAATATTGCTTGTATGGATatttaagtaaaaaaattgtcaaACTTTTATCAAGTAtattagtaaaaaatatatattttataatatgtagTAAAAGTGCACCAACAACAAATGAGGAAAATGATATCGAAGAAAACAAATCtcaagataaaaaatatttaaacagcttaaattttatatccatattaaaagttataaaaaGTGTAGAttcttataaaattaaaataaactttttaataGTAATGTTTTTGTTACTATATTGTTCTCAGCAATTAGACGATAAtgtttattgttttttttatagtatactaaaagatataaattattatgaatgTTATCAtacttataatttttatagtttAATGAcagttttaatattaacagATCCAAATTTAATAAGAAATTTgagttttataaaaagaatatttcAGTTTAGTATCCATTCAAAAGAAACCTGGACATATATCTATTCATTAAacatgataaaatatttagtttttaaaaaaaatatgttaatgAAAttcttatttaataatgaaaataaattatgtgatgataatataaattatgttaaaaatatgcacatgCTTAAATTTAAGAAATATCACAAGGATAATGAAGTTTATAAAGTTGatgataaaattttcatttataataaatcagTAAATAACCCTTTAGATTCTAATTCAGTATTAACAcatttatatgaattttacaattttacaTCCATGTTAAATAATAACTTTGACAATCTATTATTGGAATttagaaatattaatatttttaatagcaTGTCTACCTTTAGCAGTAAACcgaataaaaatgataaatctAATAATAGTAGTGCACAAATTACTCACAACAATGGCAATGCGGATAAAGAAAATTCTACATCGATAGGAGATGAAGCTTACAATTATAACAACCAAACAAGTGAACAACAAAGTGAAGAAAAACGAGGCGATGGAAATATGGATGGAAATTCAAACAATGTTGTTGTTTCTACTACAGTTACTAATGAGGATGGAAAAGAGGATTCAAATGTAGATgacataattattaatataaaaaataaacacaataaaaagtataatatGGCTGAAGACTACGAAATTGAtcatacaaataataataatgcgGAAAACAGTGTTCAAAAATCTCTAAATAAAACTAAATATGAACTCCAAAAAGGTAATCGTCTGAATTATGAAACTCATAAAACTTCATATAGTACACatatagtaataaatattatggaAAGACTAgcttttaattataaaactgCAATGGATCAATTAAGCATGCATTCCATCTTTAGTAACTTTTTGCATGATTGCTGTATTAATGAAAGtattcaaaataatgatgGAACTGTAAACCatggaaaattaaaattatataataacgcttatcaaaaatattattatgacatattacatttatataataatagcagttttaaaaaatttaaagataaatataaagcTAAAAGTAAAACACAAAAAGATAATGAACACAGAGATGAAGATTCAACTTCCTCAATCGATGAAGAACAAGAAGAAGATCGATTTTTAGATGAATATATAGCCAAAAATTTTGACttagataataatttaaatgaatatgGTGATAATGAGGATGAcgatgatttatttttaaatattaataataagaaGAAATCCAAGAAAGCTTTTAAAGATGAATCAgctacaaataaaaaaagaaatttaaCATCAGTTTCTtcgaataaaaaaaaatcacaaaaaaaaaggcaTAAATCTGAGCAACTGTCTGATGACAACATATTAGAATTTTCAGATTTTgttaaatcaaaaaaaaaataa
- a CDS encoding vacuolar protein sorting-associated protein 4, putative produces MDSEETINLAVKYAKDAVVEDEKKNYKEALNLYIQSLQYFNYFCKYEKNDNIRELILKKMEVYITRAADLKEMINKKETIETKEKVGTSEEAKESMKKQIKEFILNKDQNIKWSDVCGLETAKEILKEAVIFPLKFPKLFNSSALPYKGILLYGPPGTGKTFLALACANECNMNFFNVSSSDLVSKYQGESEKYIRCLFDTAKEHSPAIIFIDEIDSLCGSRTDGENESTRRIKTEFLISMSGLNNYKNNIIVMGATNTPWSLDSGFRRRFEKRIYIPLPNLYARMKIFEKYINKAKSNDPNEENNTTAHNITNEDIKNFANITENYTGADIDIICRDAVYMPVKKCLLSKFFKQVKKNNKIYYMPCSPGDPDPTKIEKNVMSINENELLLPPLTLQDFKIAISNSKPSLSLDDLKRYDEWTNLYGMNGT; encoded by the coding sequence atGGATTCAGAAGAGACAATTAATTTAGCAGTAAAATATGCAAAGGATGCGGTTGTAGAAgatgaaaagaaaaattataaagaagccttaaatttatatatccaGAGTTtgcaatattttaattatttttgcaaatatgaaaaaaatgataatattagagaattgattttaaaaaaaatggaagtATATATTACTAGGGCTGCtgatttaaaagaaatgattaataaaaaagagacAATAGAAACAAAAGAAAAGGTTGGCACTTCTGAAGAAGCTAAAGAAAGtatgaaaaaacaaataaaagaatttatattaaataaggatcaaaatataaaatggtCTGATGTGTGTGGTTTAGAAACAgcaaaagaaatattaaaagaagCGGTCATATTTCCTTTAAAATTCcctaaattatttaattcatcCGCATTACCATATAAaggtatattattatatgggCCACCAGGAACAGGAAAAACTTTTTTAGCATTAGCTTGCGCTAATGAATGcaatatgaatttttttaatgtatcATCTTCTGACCTTGTTAGTAAATATCAAGGAGaaagtgaaaaatatattcgaTGTTTATTTGATACAGCTAAAGAACATTCACCagcaattatttttatcgaTGAAATTGATTCTTTATGTGGATCACGAACAGACGGTGAAAACGAATCAACGAGAAGAATAAAAACAGAATTCTTAATAAGTATGAGTGGGTTaaacaattataaaaataatattattgttatggGTGCAACAAATACCCCATGGTCTTTGGATAGTGGCTTTAGACGAAGATTTGAAAAAAGAATTTACATCCCTCTTccaaatttatatgcaagaatgaaaatatttgaaaaatatataaataaagcaAAATCTAATGACCCAAACGAGGAAAATAATACTACTGCTCATAATATTACTAATGaggatattaaaaattttgctAATATAACTGAAAATTATACTGGTGCTGATATAGACATTATTTGTAGAGATGCTGTATATATGCCAGTAAAGAAATGTCTtctttcaaaattttttaaacaagttaaaaaaaacaataaaatttattatatgccaTGTTCTCCAGGGGATCCTGATCCAacaaaaattgaaaaaaatgtaatgagcataaatgaaaatgaattattattaccacCATTAACTTTGCAAGATTTTAAAATTGCTATATCTAATTCAAAACCTTCTTTGTCATTAGACGATTTAAAAAGGTATGACGAGTGGACAAACCTTTATGGAATGAATGGTACATAA